GCGCTGCCCGTGGACCTCCCGGTGGACGCGAGCGCGGTCGGAGCCACGCAGTTGAGTTCCGTCACCCCCGGGTTCGGCGGGCCGCTCATCATGGGCAAGAAAGACCGGGTCCTCGGTGCGCTTCGCCAGACGCTGGAGCGAGTCCACCGAGAGGGGTCGGTGTTCCACCGCATGCGCATCCTCGATTCGAACCACGTCCAGTACGCCCAGACCCTCCGCAAGTGGGGGTACCGCCCGTCGCTGCTCTACTGCCGGTTCGCGCTCGAACTCGACGACTACGACCGCATCCTCGCGGACATGGACAAGGAGCGCCGGAAGGAGATTCGGGACGCCAAGGAGATAGAGTACGAGGTCGAGTCCGAGGAGATAGACCGCGAGACGATGCGGTCGTTCCACGACGAGTACCTGAAGACGATGAGCCACGTGGACGGGTCGCCGTTCCCCGTCGCGTTCTTCGAGCAACTCGGCGACCACCTCGCCGACCAGATTCAGATTTTCACGGCGTACGTCGAGGGCGCGGAGGCCGGGCAACACCTCTACCTGCGCGACGACAACCGGGACGCGCTCCACTACTTCTTCGCGGGCGTGGACGAGGAGTACTTCCGGTACTCGTCGCCGACGCTCCTGCACGACCACGCGCTCCGGTGGGGCATCGAGAACGGGTACGAGCGCTTCGACTTCGGCAGCACGAACGCCAACTACGCGAACGGCACCTTCAACTACAAGCAGAAGTTCGGCGCGGAGTTGGAACCGATTTACGAGTGGGAGAAGGGGACCGCACCGATTCGGTGGCCGGTCTACCGGTCGGCGCGGACGCTCTACCGGCGACACAGCGACACCCTCGAGAAGTAGGTCGCGAGCCACAGCAGACGAGGTTCCGAGGGGGCACGCCCTCGAACGGGCCGGGCGCGCCGAGGCGTACCAACCAACTAATCGCAGTAACAGCGCGTTGGCGAACCGGTCGGTGCTGAACGGTAGCCCCGGTTTATGGCTTCAGCGGCGGAAACAGTGCTGAGAATGTACGGGAACAGCGACACTCCTCTCTCGATGCAGTTAGTCTGGGCGCTCTACGACCACATCCCCGAGACGGTCCAAGCCTCGGCCGAACCGCTGTACTACTGGTACCAGTCGAAGCGCGCCGACCAGCGCCACGTTCCCCCGACCCGAACCGCCCGTCGGCGCGAGGACGCGCCCGACCACGTGCTGACGGTGGTCGTGGACGCGCTCCGACCCGACCACGTTCCGAGCGTCGGAATGCCGTTCGACACCGCTATCGCACCGAGTACGTGGACGTTCCCGTCGGTGACGAGCATGCACACCGGGGTCTACCCGAGCGAACACGGCGCGTCGGCCCACACCCGGCCCGACGCCGAGGAGTACGCGATGCCCCGGCAGGTGGACGACCGGCCGACGCTCCCGGCCGAGATGGAGGCGGCGGGCTACGACACCTACGGCGGGTTCGCGTTCGTCGTCCCGTTCACCGCGCTCCGGGGCTGGTATCAGACCCATCGGCTCTACGGCAACGACCTCGCGGAGAATCTCTTCTCGGACTACGTCTCGTGGCGAGGCGGCCGCGACCGGACGTTCGGCTACCTCCACCTCGGCGACCTCCACCAGCCGATTCGCATCCCGGACGAGTATCTGGAGGCCCGAGACGTGGACACGCGAGTGTTCGACGAGGTGGAGATGTGCGTCGAGTTCGACGGGTGCGAGAGCTGCCGGCGAATTCAGCGCGAGCGATTCGCCGAGTATCGGGCGGCGCTCGACTACGTGGAGGACCAACTCGACCGACTCCTCTCGGTGGTCGGCGACGACACGCTGGTGGTCGTGGTCGGCGACCACGGCGAGGGGCAGGGCGAACACTACGAGCGCGCCAACCGCATCACCGACTCGCGGCCGAACGGCGGGAGCGGCTACCGGGGCAACGTCGGCCACGGCGGGACTCCGTTCGACGTGGTGGCCCGCGTCCCGGTCGGCGTCTCGGACCCCGAGGACTCGAACGCAGATACGCTGCTCCCCGAGGGCGGGTGGCCGAGTCTCGTGGACCTCGCGCCGACGATTCTGGAGGAGACGGTCGGCGACTCCCGACTCACCGACGAGGCCACGGGGCGGCCGTGGCAGTCCGAGATTCCCGCCGACCGGACGGCCGTCTGCGAGGCGGCGCGGTTCGGCGTCGAGCGCAAGGCCGCCTACCGGGGCGACTCGAAGGTCATCCGGTCGGAGGCCGACGACGTGACCTACACCGCGCGCGTCGAGCAGTCGGAACCGGGCGAGGAGTTCCGGACGATTCCGGTCCGCGAGCGCGAGGAGTTGCTGGCGAGTCTACCGGACAACTGGGAGGACTTCGACGTGACCCGGTCGGTCAGTCCGGCGGTCGAGCGGCGACTGGAGAAGCTGGGATACCGGTGATTTGCGGGAGACGCCGACAGAACCCTCGACGGCGCGGATTCGAAGGCCAGCAAGCCTTTCCCCGCTCGAACCCTCAATCACACTCATGGAAAACGAACCCGACGAATACGGCGAGCGAATCGAGGTATCGGTCGAGGACGAACCGCCGGGCATGGAGCGCGTGCGGGCCGTCGCCGACCTGCTGGACGAGGCCATCGAACTGCCGGTCGTCAACTACAGCGTCGGGTTGGACCCCATCCTCGGCATCCTGCCGGTGGGCGGTGACGCCATCTCGGCGGCCATCTCGCTCTACATCGTCGCCGAGGGCGCCCAGATGGGAGCGTCGCGCGACACGGTGATGAAGATGCTGTTCAACGTCGGTCTCGACGCCGTAATCGGGTCGATTCCGGTCATCGGGACGCTGTTCGACTCGGTGTGGAAGGCCAACATGCGCAACGTCAAACTGCTCGAAGACGAGTTGGGCGACGGGTACTGAGCGGTCGGCGCCAATCGCGGTGACGAGGCGGGAAGGGGCTAAATCGGTGTTTTTCTTTTCGGAATTACGACGGTAGCCGGCGGTACGCGAGTCGGTGATTGCGACGGGACGACGGAAATACGGAAACGCGACGACCGGCGTTTCGAGACTTCGTCGCCGCGTTCGGCGCTCACGACCTTCCGGGCGACGCCAGACCCGACGCTCGCCGCGCTACACTCCCGACTCGACCCGCATCCAGCAGAATCCGTATCGGTCTAGCTCGAATCGCCACTCGCTGGACCCGTCTCTGCCTTCGTCGTCGCTCCCTCCGTCAGTGTTAGCCACGGCTACTCCTTCGGTAGAGCCATCTTCACCTTCCTCTCCGCCCTCGAACGCCGCGCCGCCCTCGTCAACTCGCTCGAACGCCGCCTCGCCGAATAGCCGGGTCGGTTCGCCGGGCAGTTCGAGCGACACCGCCGTCTCGGTCTCGTCGAGGTTGTGGACCGCGACGACCGACCCGTGGTCGCTGGTCATCCGATGGGCGAACACCGCGTGGTCGTCGACGTCCAGAATCTCGCAGTCCCCGTTGCCTATCTCCGGGCACTCCGAGCGCAGGCGGGTCAGGCGCGAGAACCACTGGAGCAGCGAGTCGGGGTCGCCGCGCTGGTCGGCGACGTTGACGCTCTCGTAGCCGTACTCGCCGCCCGCGACGACCGGGCGCACGAGGTCCTCCGGGTCGGCCGTCGAGAACCCGGCGTTGCGCTCGTCGGACCACTGCATCGGGGTGCGGACCGCGCTCCGGCCCGGCAGGTCGAGGTCGTCGCCCATCCCGATTTCGTCGCCGTAGACCAGCAGGGGCGCGCCGGGGAGCGAGAAGAGCAGACTGTAGGCCAACCGCAGGCGGTCGCCGTCGCCGTCGAGCATCGGCGCGAGGCGTCGGCGGATGCCCCGACCGTAGATGCGCATCTCCTCGTCGGGCGCGAACTGGTCGAACACCGTCTGCTGGTCGGCCGCCGAGAGGCGGCCGACGTTGAGTTCGTCGTAGTTCCGGAGGAAGTTGGCCCACTGACCGCCCTCCGGCGTGGGCGGGAGCAGGTCCAGCACCTCCCGAATCGGGTCGGCCTCCCGTTCGGCCAGCGCTAACACGAGGTAGGCGTCGAGCAGGAAGTTGAGCAGGACGTTCATCTCGTCGCCCTCGCCGAGTTCGTCGCTCGATTCGGCCGCCGAGGCGGGTCGGCCGGTCGTCCCGCCGAAGTAGTCGCCGAGGTGTTCGGGCGCGTCGTCGGCCTCCGCGAAGAGGATGGCGTCGTCGCCCCGGCGCTCCACGAAGTGGCGCATGTCCCGGAGGACGCCGTGAGGGTCGTCGAGTTTCGTGGACTCGAGACCGCCCTTGTTGTCTATCATCAGCGTGGCGGCGTCCACCCGGAACCCGGAGACGCCGAGTTCGAGCCAGAACCCCATTATCTTGCGAATCTCCTCGCGGACCGCCGGGTTTGCGAGGTTGAGGTCCGGTTGGTAGTGGTAGAACCGGTGGTAGTAGAACGCCTCGGCCTCCTCGTCGTAGCTCCAGACGTTGTCCTCCTCGCCGGGGAACACCGGCCCGCGGTGCGGGTCGGGTTCGTCGGGCAGGTCCTCGCGCCAGACGTAGAAGTCGCGGTGCTTCGAGTCGGGGTCCTCGCGGGCGCGCCGGAACCACGGATGCTGGTCGGACGTGTGGTTGACCACGAGGTCGATTATCACCCGAATCCCCCGGCGGTCGGCCTCGCGGACGAACTCCACGAAGTCCCCGAGCGTGCCGTGGCGGTCGTCCACCCCGTAGTAGTCGGTCACGTCGTAGCCGTTGTCGCGGTTCGGCGACGGGTAGAACGGCAGCAGCCAGATGCAGTCGATGCCGAGACTGTGGAGGTAGTCGAGTCTGTCGGTCAGGCCTCCGAAGTCGCCCACGCCGTCGCCCTCGGCGTCGGCGAACGCCTCCACGTCGATGGCGTAGAACGTCGCGTTCTCGTACCAGCGGTCTTTCGTTCCCATTTGAAACACCCCACTTACGGTTTCTGACGGCCTCGATTCGGAAAACTGGTTCGGGCGACGCGGTGACAGACGAACCGGCGGTGTAGCTGTGGGAAAACTTATGTCCCGGTTCGCGCAGGTAGCGGCTACCCGGTTCCGACCCGCGTGCGCGCCGTTCGCGGGGACGTCTCGCTCGCGGGAACATTCGCTTTCGCGGTCACGAAATAAGCTCGGCCAAAGCGACACGGCGAGTCGCTCCACGAGACGTTGGTCGGGGAAACGACGGATTTGTTCGGTAAATCTGGATTAAGGCGGCGAAATCCCGGCAAAGCAACGGCCGGGTTCACATCGCTCGACGCTATCGTTACTGTCGGGGTAAAGAAATGACCGATTCGGACGAAGCAGGTCGAACGAGCGGGTGGATGAATCGCCGAACGATGCTGAAGAACGCGGCCGCCGCGGGCCTCGTCGGGGCCGGACTGACCGGCACCGCGAGCGCGGCAGAATGGACCGAGATGACCCTCTGTGCGAGCGGGAGCGAAACGTTCAGTTACCGCGTCGAGGTCAGCGGTGCCGTCAAGCGCGGGGGGACCTACCAGAGCGACAGTTGGGACGAAGTCGGCGACGACTACGTGGAGGGAGCGGTCTCCCAGAAGCGCTGCGACAGTTTCCTCTTCCAGGGAGAAATCACCAGCCACGAGTTGGAGGGGCCGGGGCAACTGAAAGTCGACGGCGAAGTCGTCGCGGAGTCGTCGGGCGACGGCGGCGACGTCGGCGACGAAAAACGCGAGGTGACGTTCTGCGCGGCCGGAGACGAGACGTTCAGCTACCGGGTGGAGGTGACCGGCGAACTGATGCGGGGCGGCAGTTACCAGAGCGACAGTTCCGACGAGGTCGGCGACGACTACGCCGAGGGCGCGACCGCCGGAGGGCGGTGTGACAGCTTCATCTGGACCGGCGAAATCGCCGACCTGCAGGTCGACGGTCCCGGGACCGTGAAGGTAGACGGCGAAGTGGTCGAGGACACGACGGGCAACGGTGACGGGTCGGACGGCGGCGACAGCGGCGACGGCGGCAGTCTGCCGAAGATGGTGACCATCTCCAGTCCCGACACCGACGAGCAGATGAACTACGTCATCGAGGTGACGGGCGACTTCCGGAAACTGGAACCCAACGAGGACGGCGGTGCGGCCGTGGACCTCGTGAGTCAAGCCGGCGACCGGGTCCGGGTCAACGGCACGGTCGGCAAGGGCAACGACAAGTTCGCGTTCTCGGGGGACCTCATCGAGGTGGACATTCCCTCGGGCGTGGTCGTCGAAGTAACCGACCGCTGACGCGGCGGAGCGGAGACCGGCGAGGTCCTATAGCGGAGACCGACGGAGCAGGTACCGCAACCGACGAAACGAGAACCGACGGAGCGACGTAGCGGGGCGTTGACCGACCCGCTCGATTTTTGAAACGGTTGGTTTCACGAGTAAGCGGAGCGTAGAGCCTGAAACGATAAGTGTGTCCGGGTCTTCTACACGTCCGTTCTGGTGGGGGAGATGGACGCGAGTACACGAGCAGCGACGGAGGAATCGGACCGGAGCGAAGCGGTCGTCGAGTGCGACCGAGTCACCCGCAGGTACGAACGCGGCGGCGGGGGCGGGTGGTTCTCGTTCGGCGACGGCGGCGACGACCGCCCGACGGTCACGGCGCTCGAAGACGTGTCGCTGGCCATCGAGCGCGGGGAGTTCGTCGGCCTGTCTGGACCGAGCGGGAGCGGGAAGTCCACGCTCATCCACCTGCTGTCGGGGCTGGACGCGCCGACGGAGGGGACCGTCACGCTCGCGGGCGAGGAGGTGTCGTCGCTCTCCCAGAAGCAACTCACGCGACTGCGACTGGAGCAGGTGGGAATCGTCTTCCAGCGGTTCCACCTCCTGCCGTCGCTGTCGGCGCGCGCGAACGTCGCGCTCCCGTTGGTCGAGCGCGGCCTCGGCAAGTCAGAGCGCCGCGAGGAGGCCGCCGACCTGCTGGAGCGAGTCGGCCTCGGCGACCGGCAGGACCACCGGCCCGGCGAGATGTCCGGCGGCGAGCAACAGCGGGTCGCGGTCGCGCGGGCGCTGGCGGGCGACCCGCTGGTCGTCTTCGCCGACGAACCGACCGGCGAACTCGACACCGACACCGGCGGGGTCATCCTTGACCTGCTCGGGGACCTCGCCGAGGACCGCGCGGTGGTGCTGGCCTCCCACGACGAGCAGGCGTTAGACCGGACCGACCGCGTCATCCGCCTGCGCGACGGGCAGGTGAAGGATGATTGAGAGGGACCATGCGTAGCCTCTCGCGCTGGGTCGGTCTCGTCGGGGTCGCGCTCCGGCGGACCGCCACGAAGGCGACCCGGACCGCGCCGCGCCAGACCGCGGTCAGCGTCCTCGGCGTGGCCATCGCGGTCGCGCTCATGCTGGTCGTGACCGCGACCGGTCTGGGCCTCGTGCAAGGGACCACGGTCCGGGGCGACGCTGTGGACTACTGGGTCGTGCCCGAGTCCGGCGGTGCCTCGACGATGGTCGTCTCGACCGCGTCGGCCCAACTCGGCGGCGTCCACGACAAGAGCGCCGCGCTGAACGCCGACGACCGCATCGAGTACGCCACGCCGGTCCAGATTTCGGTGTTACAGGTGAAGTCGGGCGACGGAGGCGGTGGAGGCGGCGAGTACGTCCTCGGGGTCGGGGTCGTCGGGTCGCCGAAACTCGACCGAGTCGCCGGACTCCCGACCGGGTCGCTCTCGGCGGGCGACCCGTACTACGCGAACGGAAGTTACAACGGAACGTGGACCGGCGAGGCCGTCCTCTCGGCGGG
The nucleotide sequence above comes from Halorussus limi. Encoded proteins:
- a CDS encoding GNAT family N-acetyltransferase, which codes for MTKLQANVVDSIDAVNENQWDNVVAQSECGTIFQQSGWLRAIERALDRTPRHVVIRKNGNPVAVLPNFVSDIALPVDLPVDASAVGATQLSSVTPGFGGPLIMGKKDRVLGALRQTLERVHREGSVFHRMRILDSNHVQYAQTLRKWGYRPSLLYCRFALELDDYDRILADMDKERRKEIRDAKEIEYEVESEEIDRETMRSFHDEYLKTMSHVDGSPFPVAFFEQLGDHLADQIQIFTAYVEGAEAGQHLYLRDDNRDALHYFFAGVDEEYFRYSSPTLLHDHALRWGIENGYERFDFGSTNANYANGTFNYKQKFGAELEPIYEWEKGTAPIRWPVYRSARTLYRRHSDTLEK
- a CDS encoding sulfatase-like hydrolase/transferase; the encoded protein is MYGNSDTPLSMQLVWALYDHIPETVQASAEPLYYWYQSKRADQRHVPPTRTARRREDAPDHVLTVVVDALRPDHVPSVGMPFDTAIAPSTWTFPSVTSMHTGVYPSEHGASAHTRPDAEEYAMPRQVDDRPTLPAEMEAAGYDTYGGFAFVVPFTALRGWYQTHRLYGNDLAENLFSDYVSWRGGRDRTFGYLHLGDLHQPIRIPDEYLEARDVDTRVFDEVEMCVEFDGCESCRRIQRERFAEYRAALDYVEDQLDRLLSVVGDDTLVVVVGDHGEGQGEHYERANRITDSRPNGGSGYRGNVGHGGTPFDVVARVPVGVSDPEDSNADTLLPEGGWPSLVDLAPTILEETVGDSRLTDEATGRPWQSEIPADRTAVCEAARFGVERKAAYRGDSKVIRSEADDVTYTARVEQSEPGEEFRTIPVREREELLASLPDNWEDFDVTRSVSPAVERRLEKLGYR
- a CDS encoding DUF4112 domain-containing protein, giving the protein MENEPDEYGERIEVSVEDEPPGMERVRAVADLLDEAIELPVVNYSVGLDPILGILPVGGDAISAAISLYIVAEGAQMGASRDTVMKMLFNVGLDAVIGSIPVIGTLFDSVWKANMRNVKLLEDELGDGY
- a CDS encoding alpha-amylase family protein; this encodes MGTKDRWYENATFYAIDVEAFADAEGDGVGDFGGLTDRLDYLHSLGIDCIWLLPFYPSPNRDNGYDVTDYYGVDDRHGTLGDFVEFVREADRRGIRVIIDLVVNHTSDQHPWFRRAREDPDSKHRDFYVWREDLPDEPDPHRGPVFPGEEDNVWSYDEEAEAFYYHRFYHYQPDLNLANPAVREEIRKIMGFWLELGVSGFRVDAATLMIDNKGGLESTKLDDPHGVLRDMRHFVERRGDDAILFAEADDAPEHLGDYFGGTTGRPASAAESSDELGEGDEMNVLLNFLLDAYLVLALAEREADPIREVLDLLPPTPEGGQWANFLRNYDELNVGRLSAADQQTVFDQFAPDEEMRIYGRGIRRRLAPMLDGDGDRLRLAYSLLFSLPGAPLLVYGDEIGMGDDLDLPGRSAVRTPMQWSDERNAGFSTADPEDLVRPVVAGGEYGYESVNVADQRGDPDSLLQWFSRLTRLRSECPEIGNGDCEILDVDDHAVFAHRMTSDHGSVVAVHNLDETETAVSLELPGEPTRLFGEAAFERVDEGGAAFEGGEEGEDGSTEGVAVANTDGGSDDEGRDGSSEWRFELDRYGFCWMRVESGV
- a CDS encoding ABC transporter ATP-binding protein — its product is MDASTRAATEESDRSEAVVECDRVTRRYERGGGGGWFSFGDGGDDRPTVTALEDVSLAIERGEFVGLSGPSGSGKSTLIHLLSGLDAPTEGTVTLAGEEVSSLSQKQLTRLRLEQVGIVFQRFHLLPSLSARANVALPLVERGLGKSERREEAADLLERVGLGDRQDHRPGEMSGGEQQRVAVARALAGDPLVVFADEPTGELDTDTGGVILDLLGDLAEDRAVVLASHDEQALDRTDRVIRLRDGQVKDD